A single window of Oncorhynchus keta strain PuntledgeMale-10-30-2019 chromosome 34, Oket_V2, whole genome shotgun sequence DNA harbors:
- the LOC127915158 gene encoding uncharacterized protein LOC127915158: protein MLISRSVLAWATVVWEQQSVVCLSRKGFVVEVKHIFEPLTQTAVLYICLYSGLPTLPDLTLSLPAVLYLRPTTLDYQPLPDLTLSLPPVLYLRPATLDYQPLPDLTLSLSAVLYLRPATLDYRPLPDLTLSLSAVLYLCSATLDYQPLPDLTLSLSAVLYLRPATLDYRPLPDLTLSLSAVLYLRPATLDYQPLPDLTLSLSAVLYLRPATLDYRPLPDLTLSLSAVLYLCSATLDYQPLPDLTLSLPPVLYLRPATLDYQPLPDLTLSLSAVLYLRPATLDYRPLPDLTLSLSAVLYLCSATLDYQPLPDLTLSLSAVLYLRPATLDYQPLPAMTCRLPAPVVINIVTSTQSAFGSYLKRDNYEVHRIFLNLFSTLKMSPEV from the coding sequence ATGCTGATTTCCAGGAGTGTACTCGCCTGGGCCACGGTGGTGTGGGAGCAACAATCTGTCGTCTGCCTCAGTCGGAAGGGATTCGTGGTAGAGGTGAAACACATTTTTGAGCCCCTCACCCAGACTGCTGTCCTGTACatttgcctctactctggattaccaactctgcctgacctgaccctgagcctgcctgcagtcctgtaccttcgtcccactactctggattaccaacccctgcctgacctgaccctgagcctgcctccagTCCTGTACCTTCGTCCcgctactctggattaccaacctctgcctgacctgactctGAGCCTATCTGCAGTCCTGTACCTTCGTCCcgctactctggattatcgacccctgcctgacctgaccctgagcctgtctgcagtcctgtacctttgttccgctactctggattaccaacctctgcctgacctgaccctgagcctgtctgcagTCCTGTACCTTCGTCCcgctactctggattatcgacccctgcctgacctgaccctgagcctgtctgcagTCCTGTACCTTCGTCCcgctactctggattaccaacctctgcctgacctgactctGAGCCTATCTGCAGTCCTGTACCTTCGTCCcgctactctggattatcgacccctgcctgacctgaccctgagcctgtctgcagtcctgtacctttgttccgctactctggattaccaacctctgcctgacctgaccctgagcctgcctccagTCCTGTACCTTCGTCCcgctactctggattaccaacctctgcctgacctgactctGAGCCTATCTGCAGTCCTGTACCTTCGTCCcgctactctggattatcgacccctgcctgacctgaccctgagcctgtctgcagtcctgtacctttgttccgctactctggattaccaacctctgcctgacctgaccctgagcctgtctgcagTCCTGTACCTTCGTCCCGCTACTCTGGATTATCAACCCCTGCCTGCcatgacctgtcgtttgcctgcccctgttgtaataaacattgttacttcaacacagtctgcatttgggtcttacctgaagcGTGACAATTATGAAGTTCAtcgtatttttttaaacttattttccACTTTGAAAATGTCACCTGAAGTGTGA